In Zingiber officinale cultivar Zhangliang chromosome 8B, Zo_v1.1, whole genome shotgun sequence, a single genomic region encodes these proteins:
- the LOC122017254 gene encoding patatin-like protein 2, whose amino-acid sequence MASSGTDPAISDSKPPPSLGKRITVLSIDGGGVRGLIPATIIDFLESELQKLDGPDARIADYFDVISGTSTGGLVATMLAAPGENNKPLFAAKDIVQFYLDHSPKIFPQQRSPFLSSALNFVGALAGPKYNGKYLRSKIQELLGTTKLSQTLTNIVIPTFDIKISQPIIFSSYETEKNPLKNALLSDICISTSAAPTYLPGHYFETQDDQGTTKRFNLIDGGVAANNPTLSAMSQVTKQILKSNTDFDSYEPVDYSRFLVLSIGTGTPKKAENYSAQMSARWGLLGWLYNGGNTPIIDIFSQASSEMVDIHLAHVFEAHDSEDRYLRIQDDTLTGDSTSVDKSTEKNLQNLLEIGKKLLEKPVSRVNLETGHSEPVVDGKGGTTSNRDRLVYFAKKLSNEKKRRQENLASVA is encoded by the exons ATGGCGAGCTCTGGAACTGATCCGGCCATCTCCGACTCAAAGCCTCCGCCATCCCTCGGGAAGAGGATCACCGTCCTTTCCATCGACGGCGGCGGTGTTCGCGGGCTGATCCCCGCGACGATCATCGACTTCCTTGAATCAGAACTGCAG AAACTCGACGGGCCTGATGCGAGAATAGCTGACTACTTCGACGTGATATCCGGCACGAGCACCGGTGGCCTTGTCGCCACCATGCTCGCCGCTCCCGGAGAGAATAACAAACCACTGTTCGCCGCCAAGGACATTGTTCAGTTCTATTTGGATCACAGTCCCAAGATTTTTCCACAGCAAAG gTCTCCGTTCCTGAGTTCAGCACTGAACTTTGTGGGTGCTCTCGCTGGGCCAAAATACAATGGCAAATATCTTCGCTCAAAGATTCAGGAACTCTTAGGCACCACAAAATTAAGTCAAACTTTGACCAACATCGTCATCCCTACTTTTGACATCAAAATTTCTCAACCCATCATCTTCTCCAGTTATGag ACGGAGAAGAATCCGTTGAAGAACGCTCTTCTGTCGGACATCTGCATCAGCACCTCCGCCGCCCCCACATACCTCCCGGGGCATTACTTTGAAACCCAAGACGATCAAGGAACGACGAAGAGGTTCAACCTCATCGACGGCGGCGTGGCGGCAAATAACCCA ACGTTATCCGCCATGAGCCAAGTGACGAAGCAGATTCTGAAATCGAACACGGATTTCGACTCGTACGAACCGGTCGACTACAGTCGGTTCCTGGTGCTCTCGATCGGGACCGGAACACCTAAAAAGGCGGAGAATTATAGCGCACAGATGAGCGCTCGATGGGGCTTGCTCGGTTGGTTGTACAACGGAGGAAATACTCCCATCATCGACATTTTCTCCCAGGCGAGCTCAGAGATGGTGGATATCCATCTAGCACATGTTTTTGAGGCACATGACAGTGAAGACCGTTACCTTCGCATACAG GACGATACTTTGACTGGCGATTCGACTTCGGTGGATAAGTCGACGGAGAAGAACTTGCAGAATTTGTTGGAGATCGGGAAGAAACTGCTGGAGAAGCCGGTGTCGAGGGTGAACCTGGAGACAGGACATTCGGAGCCGGTGGTGGATGGGAAGGGAGGAACCACATCGAACAGGGATCGACTCGTCTACTTCGCCAAGAAGTTGTCGAATGAGAAGAAGCGTCGGCAGGAGAATTTGGCTTCCGTTGCGTGA